The Pseudomonas bijieensis DNA window CGAATAGGCGAACGACAGGCAGTCGTGCTGTTGCAAGTCCGCGGGTTGTTCCGGCGTGCCTCGCCGGGCCAGGTAAGCAGGGGAGGCGCAGATGGTCAGGGTGTAGTCCATCAACGGACGGGCAATCAGTTTCGGATCGGGATGGCCAAGGCGGATGGCCACGTCGAAGCCATGGTCGAGCAGGTCAAGGCGCTGGTTGGTCAGCACCACGTCGAGCTTGACCTGGGCGAAGCGCTGGCTGAATTCGGCCAGCGCTGGCGAAAGGCGTTCGGTACCAAAGGTCAGCGGTGCGGTGATGCGCAGGGTGCCGGTGGGCTCGCCCTGGGCCTGTTCGGCCAGGCGTTCGGAATCGGCCACCAACCCCAACACTTCCAGGCAACGCTGGTAGTAGGCGGAGCCGAATTCAGTCAGGCGCTGGCGCCGTGTCGTACGGTTGATCAGGCGCACGCCGAGGCGTTGCTCCAGCGCCCGAAGATGATTGCCCACCATGGTGGTGGACATTTCGCAGGCCTGGGCCGCCGCTGTCAGGCTTCCGGTTTCTACCACCTTCACGTAAACGGTCATTGCCTGGAACAGGTCCATTATCAAGCTCAGCTTTTAAATGATTGAAGTAAAGTCGCATTTATCCATTTTGAGTGGCTAACCATACTGGAAAAAACCACCCGATGGAGCCTGAGCCATGACCGCTGCCTGCCTGATGACCACTTACCAACCCCTGGCGCTGAATTTCACCCATGGCTTGGGCACGCGCCTGTGGGACCAGGACGGCCGCGAATACCTCGATGCGGTGGCGGGCGTGGCGGTGACCAATGTCGGCCACTCTCACCCTCGACTGGTGGCCGCCATCAGCGAGCAAGCCGGCCTGCTGTTGCACACATCCAACCTGTACAGCATCGATTGGCAGCAACGCCTGGCGCAAAAGCTCACCCAGTTGTCCGGGCTGGAGCGGGTGTTTTTCAACAACTCGGGCGCCGAGGCCAACGAAACCGCGCTGAAACTGGCGCGCCTCTATGGCTGGCACAGGGGCGTCGAGCAGCCGTTGGTGGTGGTCATGGACAACGCGTTCCACGGGCGCACCTTGGGCACCATGTCCGCCAGTGACGGCCCGTCCGTGCGGCTGGGTTTCAATCGGTTGCCGGGGGATTTCATCAAGGTACCGTTTGGCGACCTCGCGGCGTTGGAAGAGGTCCGGCAGGCTCATGCCGAGCGCATCGTTGCGGTACTGGTGGAGCCGATCCAGGGCGAGAGCGGTGTGCAGCTCGCCCCACCGGGTTACCTCAAGGCCTTGCGGCAACTGTGCAGCCGGCGGGCCTGGCTGTTGATGCTCGACGAGATCCAGACCGGTATCGGTCGCACCGGCCAATGGTTCGCGTTCCAGCATGAAGGCATCGTGCCGGACGTCATGACCCTTGCCAAAGGCCTGGGCAACGGCGTGCCCATCGGTGCCTGCCTGGCGCGGGGCAAGGCTGCCGAGTTGTTTACTCCTGGCAGTCATGGCAGCACCTTTGGCGGCAATCCACTGGCCTGTCGGGTCGGCTGCACGGTGCTGGATATCATTGAGCAACAAGCGCTGGTGGATAACGCCAGGCACCAGGGCGAACAATTGCTGAGTCGGTTGCGGATCGAGTTGGCGGACAACCCCAATGTATTGGCGATTCGCGGTCAGGGCTTGATGATCGGCATCGAACTCAAGCAACCGGTCCGCGACCTGACCCTTCGCGCCGCCCGGGACCACGGGCTGCTGATCAATGTCACCCGGGGCCAGACCATCCGCCTGTTACCGCCGTTGACGATCGATGGGCGCGAAGTGGAGATGATTGTCAGGGGCGTGAGCCGCTGTCTGGCGCAGGGTTGAGGGGCGTTCGCCCGGACGCCGGTTTTTATCGGGCAGCCGGGCGAAACGCGACGCAGCGGGACGGAATTTTTAACGATTGCCGTGTTCCAACGCCTGCCAGAGTCGATTGCCTACGCCCTGGCACTTCAGACTGAAAACCCAGGAGCATTCCATGTTCACCTCGCGTCGCTTGATCGTTGTCGCTACTGCTGTGGCCCTGTTGTCCGGCTGTGCGTCGCCTAACCCCTATGACAACCAGGGCCAGGCCTCTACCGAATCGTCGGGTATGAGCAAAACCGCCAAGTACGGCGGCCTCGGTGCACTGGCGGGGGCGTTGGCCGGTGCGGCCATCGGTCACGATAACCGCGGCAAAGGGGCGTTGATCGGCGCGGCGGTGGTGGGGGCTTCCGCAGCTGGCTACGGCTACTACGCCGACCAGCAGGAAAAGAAACTGCGTGCGAGCATGGCCAATACCGGCGTTGAAGTGCAGCGCCAGGGTGACCAGATCAAGCTGATCATGCCGGGCAACATCACCTTCGCCACCGACTCGGCGAACATCGCCTCCAGCTTCTACCAGCCACTGAACAACCTGGCCAACTCCCTCAAGGAGTTCAACCAGAACCAGATCGAAATCGTCGGTTATACCGACAGCACCGGCAGCCGCCAGCACAACATGGACCTGTCCCAGCGTCGTGCCCAGAGCGTGGCGACCTACCTGACATCCCAGGGCGTGAGCGGTGCCAACCTCTCGGCCCGTGGCGCCGGCCCGGGACAACCCGGTGGCGAGCAATGCCGATGTCAATGGTCGTGCGCAGAACCGTCGTGTCGAGGTGAACCTCAAGGCTATTCCCGGCCAGCAGTACCAGCAGGCACCGGCGCAGCAGGGGCAGACTTACCAGCAATATCCGTAATCGCTGGGCTGTGTAAATGAAGGGGGCCATGGAAACATGGCCCCCTTTTTTGCGGCTAGCGTTTGGACCTTTGTGGCGAGGGAGCTTGCTCCCGCTGGGCTGCGAAGCGGCCCCCCAAACCTTTCACCTCAACTCCCTGACACACCGTGGTGGCTGGTTTTGGGCCTGCTGCGCAGTCCAGCGGGAGCAAGCTCCCTCGCCACAAAGGTGTTCACTCGAGTGATGGGCCGCATCGCCAGCGCCCGGGCAATCGCCATCCGTCTTCGCGAGCAAGCTCGCTCCCACAGGGGGATTTTCTTGAGCCAATAAAAAAGCCCGCCCGATCAGGTGATCGGGCGGGCTTTTGGGTGTCGCTTGGAGATTACTTCTTCAAACCGTAATGCTCATCGAGCATGCCGGGTGAATTGGGGGCCTTGGGGGCGTAGTCCCGCGGCGGTTCCTGGATCCCTTTTTGGTGGGGTCAGGCGTTCCCGTGGAGTCTGTGCTGCATCGGCTTGCAGAGCAGCCAGCAGACGTTGGCGAGTCTGCTCGTCCAGGGCCAGGCGATTGGCACCTTCGGACAGATGATCCTGGACGTCCTGGTAGCTCTGGGTGAGTTTTTTCACCAGGGACGCGGTGCTGTTGAAGTGGGTGACCACCTCATTCTGATAACTGTCGAAACGTTCCTGAATGTCGTCCAGCTGACGTTGCGTGCTGTTGGGCACCGCGTTGGGCAGCAATCGGGCAAGCAGGAATCCAATGGCGACACCGGCAACCAGGGCAAGAGTCGGCAACAGCCAAACTAAGAGCGAGTGTTCCACGAGTCCTTCCTCTATAAACGGCTTTGCTTTACGTTAACGGCTCGGACCTGCGCTGTATACCGCGAAGAACATCGCAATCATGCCAGGCACAGACTTTAGCTAGACGAGTCGACCCTATTCGAGGTCACGGAGTTCTTTCCCTTGCTTATGCGCGAAACCCCTGTAGTCATCGATGGCCCGGTGGGCCAACTGGAAGCCTTGTACCTGGACAGCGAGGCGCCCCGTGGCCTGGCGCTGATCTGCCACCCGAACCCGGTGCAGGGTGGGACCATGCTCAATAAAGTGGTCTCGACCCTGCAACGCACTGCCCGCGATGCTGGGCTGGTTACGTTGCGTTTCAATTATCGTGGCGTGGGTGCCAGTGCCGGTACGCATGACATGGGCACTGGTGAAGTCGACGACGCCCAGGCCGCCGCCGATTGGCTGCGGGAAAAATACCCGCAACTGCCGCTCACCCTGTTCGGTTTTTCGTTTGGTGGTTTCGTTGCCGCGAGCCTTGGCGGACGCCTGGAAGCCCAGGGGCAACCGCTCAAACACCTGTTCATGGTGGCCCCGGCGGTGATGCGCCTGAATGAACAGTCGCCCTTGCCGATGAGTGGCGAGTTGACCGTGATCCAGCCGGAAACCGACGAAGTGGTCGATCCGCAACTGGTTTACGAATGGTCCGACACGCTCCAACGCCCCCATGAGCTGCTGAAAGTGGCAGAATGCGGACACTTTTTTCATGGCAAGCTGACCGATCTCAAGGATCTGATCCTGCCGCGCCTTTCGAATTGACAGCAGTCTGACAAGCGATAACCCATGACGACGCGTACCCGTATCCTGACCGGCATCACCACCACCGGCACCCCGCACCTGGGCAACTATGCCGGCGCTATCCGTCCGGCGATCCTCGCCAGCCGCGACAGTAACGCCGATTCGTTCTACTTCCTGGCCGACTACCACGCCCTGATCAAATGCGATGACCCGCTGCGTATCCAGCGTTCGCGCCTGGAAATCGCCGCCACTTGGCTGGCCGGCGGCCTGGACGTGGACCGCGTGACCTTTTATCGGCAGTCCGACATTCCCGAGATTCCCGAACTGACCTGGCTGCTGACCTGCGTCGCCGCCAAGGGCCTGCTCAACCGTGCCCATGCCTACAAGGCCTCGGTGGACAAGAACGTCGAGGCCGGCGAAGACCCGGACGCCGGCATCACCATGGGCCTGTACAGCTACCCGGTACTGATGGCCGCCGACATCCTGATGTTCAACGCCCATAAGGTGCCGGTCGGTCGTGACCAGATCCAGCACGTGGAAATGGCCCGCGACATCGGCCAGCGCTTCAATCACCTGTTCGGCCAGGGCAAGGAGTTCTTCACCATGCCCGAGGCGCTGATCGAGGAAAGCGTGGCGACGCTGCCGGGCCTCGATGGCCGCAAGATGTCCAAGAGCTACGACAACACCATCCCGTTGTTCAGCAGCGCCAAGGACATGAAGGACGCGATCTCGCGGATCGTTACCGACTCCCGTGCCCCGGGCGAAGCCAAGGATCCGGACAATTCGCACCTGTTCACCCTGTTCCAGGCTTTTGCCACTGCCGAACAGTCCGCCGGCTTCCGCAGCGAACTGCTGCAAGGCCTGGGTTGGGGCGAAGCCAAGAACCGTCTGTTCCAGTTGCTCGACAGTGAGTTGGGTGAAGCGCGTGAGCGTTATCACCAGTTGATCGAGCGTCCGGCGGACCTGGAAGACATCCTGCAGCACGGCGCGAAAAAAGCCCGGGCCGTGGCGACGCCGTTCCTCAATGAACTGCGCGAGGCCGTTGGCCTGCGGTCGTTTGTCAGCCAGGTCCAAGTGGCCGCCAGCACCAAGAAGAAAGCCACCAAGGCTGCACGCTTCGTGAGCTTTCGCGAAGACGACGGCAGTTTCCGCTTCCGTCTGCTGGCCGCCGACGGCGAGCAACTGTTGTTGTCCCGCCACTTTGCCGATGGCAAGGCTGCTGGCCAGGTCACCAAGCAATTGCAGTCCGGTCAGCCATTGGATGTTCGTAACGACGGACAGAGTTTCAGTGTCTGGCTCGACGGCGAATGCGTGGCGGACAGCCCGGCTTTCGCAGACAGCGCCGCTCGCGATGCAGGCATTGATGCGTTGCGTGTTGCCCTGACACCTGCCCAGGACTGATTCTGGCGCGTAACTCCGACCATCGGCCCGAATACGGGCCGATTGCCATTCCTTTGGGCCATCGCTACAGTGACGGCCCGTTTTTGTTGCCTTGCTAACGAATATGACGCCCCTAGAACGATATCAAGCTGATCTGAAACGCCCGGAGTTTTTCCACGACGCAGCCCAGGAAACGGCGGTGCGGCATTTGCAGCGCCTGTACGATGACTTGGTCGCGGCGTCGAACAACAAGCCGGGCCTGTTGGGCAAACTGTTCGGCAAGAAAGACCAGACACCGGTCAAGGGCCTGTATTTCTGGGGCGGCGTAGGCCGTGGCAAGACTTATCTGGTGGACACCTTCTTCGAAGCGCTGCCGTTCAAGGAGAAGACGCGGACGCACTTCCACCGCTTCATGAAGCGTGTGCACGAAGAAATGAAGACCCTGGGTGGCGAGAAGAACCCGCTGACCATCATCGCCAAGCGTTTCTCCGACGAGACCCGGGTGATCTGCTTCGATGAGTTTTTCGTGTCCGACATCACCGACGCCATGATCCTCGGCACCTTGATGGAAGAGCTGTTCAAGAACGGCGTGACCCTGGTCGCCACCTCGAACATCGTGCCGGATGGCCTGTACAAGGACGGCCTGCAGCGGGCGCGTTTCCTGCCGGCCATTGCGCTGATCAAGGAGCACACCGAAATCGTCAACGTCGACAGCGGCGTGGATTATCGCCTGCGTCACCTCGAGCAAGCCGAGCTGTTCCACTTTCCCCTGGATGCCGCCGCCGAAGAAAGCTTGCGCAAGAGCTTCCGTGCCTTGACGCCGGAATGCACCCAGGCGGTGGAAAACGATGTATTGATCATCGAGAACCGTGAAATCCGCGCCATCCGCACCTGTGACGACGTGGCCTGGTTCGACTTCCGCGAACTGTGCGACGGCCCTCGCAGCCAGAACGACTACATCGAGCTGGGCAAGATCTTCCACGCCGTGCTGCTCAGCGGCGTCGAACAAATGAGCGTCACCACCGACGACATCGCCCGCCGCTTCATCAACATGGTCGACGAGTTCTACGACCGTAACGTGAAGCTGATCATTTCGGCTGAAGTCGAACTCAAGGACCTTTACACCGGCGGTCGCCTGACGTTCGAATTCCAGCGGACCTTGAGTCGTTTGCTGGAGATGCAATCCCACGAATTCCTGGCGCGGGCGCATAAGCCGTAGGGGGATTCGGAACAAAAAAGGCCTGCGATTGCAGGCCTTTTTTGTGCGCGCGAGATTTAGCAGTTCACTGCATAACCCTGTGGGAGCGGGCTTGCTCGCGAAGGGGGCGGTATGTTCAGCATAGATGCAAGCTGACCCACCGCTTTCGCGAGCAAGCCCGCTCCCACATTGGATTGCATTCAGCTCCGGTTCACGCCGCCTGCTGAAACTGCTGCCGATACTGGTTCGGCGACAGGTCGGTATGTTGCCGGAACAACCGGGCGAAAAAAGCTCGCATCGTCGTAGCCGACTTCATAGCTGATGGTCTTGATGCTCTTGCGGCTGCCGGAGAGCAGGCCCTTGGCGGTTTCTATCCGCAGTCGTTGCAGGTAATGCAGTGGTTTGTCACCCGTTGCGGTCTGGAAGCGGCGCATGAAATTGCGAATGCTCATGCCGTGTTCGCGGGCGACGTCCTCGAAGCGGAATTTGTCGGCGAAGTGCTCCTCAAGCCAGTGCTGGATCTGCAGGATGATCACATCCTGGTGCAGTTTCTGCCCGCCGAAGCCGATCCGTCCCGGCGAATAGCTGCGTTGCACTTCATACAGGATGTCCCGCGCCACGGCCTGGGCCACATTGGCGCCACAGAAGCGTTCAATGAGGTAAATGTAGAGGTCGCAGGCTGAGGTCGCACCGCCAGCGCAGAACAGGTTGTCGGCGTCGGTCAGGTGCTTGTCCTGGTTCAGGTGCACTTGGGGGAAGCGCTCCTTGAAGGCATTGAAGAAGCGCCAGTAGGTGGTCGCCTCCTTGCCGTCGAGCAGCCCGGACTCGGCCAGCCAGAACACCCCGGTGGCTTCGCCGCAGAGCACCGCACCGCGGGCATGTTGTTCCCGCAGCCAGGGCAGGACCTGAGGATAACGTTGGCAGAGGCTGGCGAAATCATCCCAGAAGGCTGGCAGGATGATGACGTCGGTATTTTCCAGGCCACCGTCCACCGGCATGATCACATCGCTGAAGCTGTTCACCGGTTTGCCATCGGGGCTGACCAGGCGGATTTCAAACGCCGGCGTCAGGCCTAGGCCCAGTTGCTTGCCATAGCGCAGGCTGGCCAGGTGGAAAAAATCCTTGGCTTGCATGAGGGTGAAGGCGAAGACCCGGTCGATTGCCAGGATGCTGACGCGCCGCAAGGGCGTGGAGACGTGCATAGACATAATTCATCTTTATTTTTATAGGGGAAAGTGGTCACCAGACGGCTGGATCGTCTTATTTTTTGTCGGATGTGTCCAGTGTCCTGTCGTACACCGCAGGCTTTAGGCTCTATCGGATAACCACGTCCAACAATAATCAAAGGTGCCTCATGATCCCAAGAACACTGTTCAGTCCCGAGCACGAATTGTTTCGCGACAGCGTACGAACCTTCCTCGAAAAAGAAGCCGTGCCGTACCACAGCCAGTGGGAAAAACAGGGGCATGTCGACCGCCAGCTCTGGAACAAAGCGGGGGAGGCGGGCATGTTGTGCTCGCACCTTCCAGAAGCCTACGGCGGGCTGGACGCGGACTTCCTCTACAGCACGGTGGTGATCGAGGAGATCGGCCGCCTGGGGCTGACGGGGATCGGTTTCTCGCTGCATTCCGACATCGTCGCGCCGTACATCCTGCATTACGGCAGTGAAGCGCTGAAACACAAATACCTGCCGAAACTGGTGTCTGGTGAGATGGTCACGGCCATCGCCATGACCGAGCCGGGCGCCGGTTCCGACCTGCAAGGCGTGAAGACCTCGGCGGTGCTGGACGGCGATGAGTACGTCATCAACGGCTCGAAGACTTTCATTACCAATGGTTTCCTGGCTGACCTGGTGATCGTGGTCGCCAAGACCGATCCGAAGGCTGGGTCCAAGGGCACCAGCCTGTTCCTGGTGGAGGCGGGCACGCCGGGTTTCGAAAAGGGCAAGCGCCTGGAAAAAGTTGGAATGAAGGCCCAGGACACCTCGGAATTGTTCTTCCAGGATGTCCGCGTGCCGAAGGAAAACCTGCTTGGCCAGGCCGGAATGGGCTTCGCCTACTTGATGCAGGAGCTACCTCAGGAGCGCCTGACCGTCGCCATTGGCGGCCTGGCCTCGGCCGAAGCGGCGCTGCAATGGACCCTGGACTACACCCGCGACCGCAAGGCGTTCGGCAAATCCATCGCGGACTTCCAGAACACCCGTTTCAAGCTCGCGGAAATGGCCACCGAAATCCAGATTGGCCGGGTCTTCGTCGACCGCTGCCTGGAACTGCACCTGCAAGGCAAGCTCGATGTACCGACGGCGGCGATGGCCAAGTACTGGGGCACCGACCTGCAATGCAAGGTGCTCGACGAATGCGTGCAGCTACACGGCGGCTACGGCTTCATGTGGGAATACCCGGTTGCCCGGGCGTGGGCGGATGCGCGGGTGCAGCGGATCTATGCCGGGACCAATGAAATCATGAAGGAGATTATTGCGCGGTCGCTTTGATGACGTAGTGACTGTTAGACCGCTATCGCGAGCAGGCTCGCTCTCACAAGGGTGTCTGTCGAATCACAAATTGTGGTCAGACATAAATCCAATGTGGGAGTGAGCCTGCTCGCGATGAGGGCTATGAATCAATCAAGGCGCCGGATTCGGCTGGTCCTTGTGAATCGCCTCGATCCCCGCCAGGACTTCATCCGACAGCTTCAGGTCGAAGCTGGCGATGTTGCTGTCCAGTTGCTCCAGCGTGGTGGCGCCGATGATGTTGCTGGTCACGAACGGCTGCTGGGTGACGAACGCCAGGGCCATCTGTGCGGGGTCCAGGCCATGTTCGCGGGCCAACGCCACATAGCGGCTGCATGCTGCTTCCGACTGCGGATTGAAATAGCGCATGAAGCGGCTATAGAGGGTCAGGCGACCCTTGGCTGGCCGTGCGCCGTTTTCGTATTTGCCCGACAGGAAACCGAACGCCAGGGGCGAGTAGGCCAGCAGGCCGCACTGTTCGCGGATGGCGATTTCCGCGAGGCCGACCTCGAAGCTGCGATTGAGCAGGTTGTAAGGGTTCTGGATCGACACCGCCCGCGGCCAGCCACGGGCTTCGGCCAGGGCGAGGAATTTCATGGTGCCCCAAGGCGTTTCGTTGGACAGGCCGATGTGGCGGATCTTGCCGGCGCGGACCTGTTCGTCCAGGGCTTCGAGGGTTTCCTCCAGCGGGGTGAACGTTTCGTCGGCCTTGTGCTGGTAGCCCAGTTGGCCAAAGAAATTGGTGCTGCGTTCCGGCCAATGCAACTGGTAAAGATCGATCCAGTCGGTCTGCAAGCGCTTGAGGCTGGCATCCACCGCTTCGACGATGTGGCGGCGGTTATGCTTGAGGTTCTGGTCGCGGATGTAGTCGATGGTGTTGCCGGGACCGGCGATCTTGCTTGCCAGGATCCAGTCGGCACGGTCGCCGCGGCTCTTGAAGTAATTGCCGATGTAGCGCTCGGTGGTGGCGTAGGTCTCGGCCTTCGGTGGCACCGGGTACATCTCGGCGGTGTCCATGAAATTGATGCCGGCACCCTTGGCGCGTTCGATCTGGGCGAAGGCTTCGGCCTCGCTGTTCTGCTCACCCCAGGTCATGGTTCCGAGGCACAGGGCACTCACGTTCAGATCGGTACGGCCTAGCTGGCGATAGTCCATCGGGACCTCCTTGGGCAAAACAATCATAAAAGCAGGTTGAAATATTTTTCGCAATCTGCATAATTGCGCACCTCTTTCTGCAGTGGAAGTGATGCGCCGCCGCCGAAGAATCTTGCCGTTGAACGGACGCGCCGACCCGAGCCCCCGAAAGCGTCTGTATCCGGCTGCCTTTGACTTGTCAAAGTACGCACTATTCAGTAAGATCCGCCGTCTAATTTACAGGGCGGCCCCTGAGGCTATAAAGAATGAAAACTTTTACTGCTAAACCGGAAACAGTAAAGCGCGACTGGTTTGTCGTCGACGCTGCTGGTCAGACCCTGGGTCGTCTGGCCACCGAAATCGCGAGCCGTCTGCGTGGCAAGCACAAGCCTGAGTACACCCCTCACGTTGACACCGGTGACTACATCGTCGTGATCAACGCTGAGCAAGTACGTGTTACTGGCGCTAAAACCACTGACAAAATGTACTACTCCCACTCCGGTTTTCCTGGCGGCATCAA harbors:
- a CDS encoding LysR family transcriptional regulator, encoding MDLFQAMTVYVKVVETGSLTAAAQACEMSTTMVGNHLRALEQRLGVRLINRTTRRQRLTEFGSAYYQRCLEVLGLVADSERLAEQAQGEPTGTLRITAPLTFGTERLSPALAEFSQRFAQVKLDVVLTNQRLDLLDHGFDVAIRLGHPDPKLIARPLMDYTLTICASPAYLARRGTPEQPADLQQHDCLSFAYSAADEWRFAQDHWPINGPQGEIKIPVNGPMLINSSSGLHRAALAGMGVVMLPDALVAQDLKDGHLVTLLPGYQLPHRPMSLMYAQDRYRLPKLRSFVEFALEKWGKTPTPAE
- the rplM gene encoding 50S ribosomal protein L13, whose amino-acid sequence is MKTFTAKPETVKRDWFVVDAAGQTLGRLATEIASRLRGKHKPEYTPHVDTGDYIVVINAEQVRVTGAKTTDKMYYSHSGFPGGIKSINFEKLIAKAPERVIETAVKGMLPKNPLGRDMYRKLKVYAGAAHPHTAQQPQELKF
- the zapE gene encoding cell division protein ZapE gives rise to the protein MTPLERYQADLKRPEFFHDAAQETAVRHLQRLYDDLVAASNNKPGLLGKLFGKKDQTPVKGLYFWGGVGRGKTYLVDTFFEALPFKEKTRTHFHRFMKRVHEEMKTLGGEKNPLTIIAKRFSDETRVICFDEFFVSDITDAMILGTLMEELFKNGVTLVATSNIVPDGLYKDGLQRARFLPAIALIKEHTEIVNVDSGVDYRLRHLEQAELFHFPLDAAAEESLRKSFRALTPECTQAVENDVLIIENREIRAIRTCDDVAWFDFRELCDGPRSQNDYIELGKIFHAVLLSGVEQMSVTTDDIARRFINMVDEFYDRNVKLIISAEVELKDLYTGGRLTFEFQRTLSRLLEMQSHEFLARAHKP
- a CDS encoding aspartate aminotransferase family protein; translation: MTAACLMTTYQPLALNFTHGLGTRLWDQDGREYLDAVAGVAVTNVGHSHPRLVAAISEQAGLLLHTSNLYSIDWQQRLAQKLTQLSGLERVFFNNSGAEANETALKLARLYGWHRGVEQPLVVVMDNAFHGRTLGTMSASDGPSVRLGFNRLPGDFIKVPFGDLAALEEVRQAHAERIVAVLVEPIQGESGVQLAPPGYLKALRQLCSRRAWLLMLDEIQTGIGRTGQWFAFQHEGIVPDVMTLAKGLGNGVPIGACLARGKAAELFTPGSHGSTFGGNPLACRVGCTVLDIIEQQALVDNARHQGEQLLSRLRIELADNPNVLAIRGQGLMIGIELKQPVRDLTLRAARDHGLLINVTRGQTIRLLPPLTIDGREVEMIVRGVSRCLAQG
- a CDS encoding NADP(H)-dependent aldo-keto reductase, giving the protein MDYRQLGRTDLNVSALCLGTMTWGEQNSEAEAFAQIERAKGAGINFMDTAEMYPVPPKAETYATTERYIGNYFKSRGDRADWILASKIAGPGNTIDYIRDQNLKHNRRHIVEAVDASLKRLQTDWIDLYQLHWPERSTNFFGQLGYQHKADETFTPLEETLEALDEQVRAGKIRHIGLSNETPWGTMKFLALAEARGWPRAVSIQNPYNLLNRSFEVGLAEIAIREQCGLLAYSPLAFGFLSGKYENGARPAKGRLTLYSRFMRYFNPQSEAACSRYVALAREHGLDPAQMALAFVTQQPFVTSNIIGATTLEQLDSNIASFDLKLSDEVLAGIEAIHKDQPNPAP
- a CDS encoding alpha/beta hydrolase; translation: MRETPVVIDGPVGQLEALYLDSEAPRGLALICHPNPVQGGTMLNKVVSTLQRTARDAGLVTLRFNYRGVGASAGTHDMGTGEVDDAQAAADWLREKYPQLPLTLFGFSFGGFVAASLGGRLEAQGQPLKHLFMVAPAVMRLNEQSPLPMSGELTVIQPETDEVVDPQLVYEWSDTLQRPHELLKVAECGHFFHGKLTDLKDLILPRLSN
- a CDS encoding tryptophan--tRNA ligase, whose translation is MTTRTRILTGITTTGTPHLGNYAGAIRPAILASRDSNADSFYFLADYHALIKCDDPLRIQRSRLEIAATWLAGGLDVDRVTFYRQSDIPEIPELTWLLTCVAAKGLLNRAHAYKASVDKNVEAGEDPDAGITMGLYSYPVLMAADILMFNAHKVPVGRDQIQHVEMARDIGQRFNHLFGQGKEFFTMPEALIEESVATLPGLDGRKMSKSYDNTIPLFSSAKDMKDAISRIVTDSRAPGEAKDPDNSHLFTLFQAFATAEQSAGFRSELLQGLGWGEAKNRLFQLLDSELGEARERYHQLIERPADLEDILQHGAKKARAVATPFLNELREAVGLRSFVSQVQVAASTKKKATKAARFVSFREDDGSFRFRLLAADGEQLLLSRHFADGKAAGQVTKQLQSGQPLDVRNDGQSFSVWLDGECVADSPAFADSAARDAGIDALRVALTPAQD
- a CDS encoding acyl-CoA dehydrogenase family protein: MIPRTLFSPEHELFRDSVRTFLEKEAVPYHSQWEKQGHVDRQLWNKAGEAGMLCSHLPEAYGGLDADFLYSTVVIEEIGRLGLTGIGFSLHSDIVAPYILHYGSEALKHKYLPKLVSGEMVTAIAMTEPGAGSDLQGVKTSAVLDGDEYVINGSKTFITNGFLADLVIVVAKTDPKAGSKGTSLFLVEAGTPGFEKGKRLEKVGMKAQDTSELFFQDVRVPKENLLGQAGMGFAYLMQELPQERLTVAIGGLASAEAALQWTLDYTRDRKAFGKSIADFQNTRFKLAEMATEIQIGRVFVDRCLELHLQGKLDVPTAAMAKYWGTDLQCKVLDECVQLHGGYGFMWEYPVARAWADARVQRIYAGTNEIMKEIIARSL